The following coding sequences are from one Streptomyces sp. NBC_00536 window:
- a CDS encoding DUF7059 domain-containing protein: MSTTSLPRLPSPVRAAALRSALLAAGFTADGLLDLLGAPAYAALARSETVPALRATRDDGPLPSLVRLFLLQRPVPYDRAAAALPVEEALADGWLRRAGDDVHAVVDVRPYGGPDGEDWFIVSDLGCAVGGAGGIGSREEGVVLGVGGASTTLAGITVRTPVGSALDVGTGSGIQALHAAQHATRVTATDVNPRALDFTRLTLALSGAPEAELLTGSLFEPVGDATYDLIVSNPPFVISPGARLTYRDGGMGGDDLCRALVRQAGERLNPGGYAQFLANWQHVDGEDWHDRLRSWVPDGCDAWIVQRDVQDVTQYAELWLRDAGDHREDPEAYARRYEAWLDEFEARKTRSVGFGWITLRRTDAEAASIVVEEWPHSVEQPLGDTVRAHFARQDYLRDHDDAALLEGYFRLVEEVVQEQVGAPGAEDPEHVVLRQNRGMRRATKVDTVGAGFAGVCDGSLSAGRILDAIAHLVEEDPVVLRDRTPEAIRLLVEQGFLEPAEPVQP, translated from the coding sequence GTGAGTACCACCAGCCTTCCCCGCCTGCCCTCGCCCGTCCGCGCCGCCGCACTGCGTTCGGCCCTGCTCGCCGCGGGCTTCACCGCCGACGGCCTGCTCGACCTGCTCGGCGCCCCCGCCTACGCCGCGCTGGCCCGCAGCGAGACGGTCCCGGCCCTGCGCGCCACCCGGGACGACGGCCCGCTGCCGAGCCTGGTGCGGCTGTTCCTGCTCCAGCGGCCCGTGCCGTACGACCGGGCCGCGGCCGCGCTGCCCGTCGAGGAGGCGCTGGCCGACGGCTGGCTGCGCCGCGCGGGGGACGACGTACACGCCGTGGTGGACGTACGGCCGTACGGCGGCCCGGACGGCGAGGACTGGTTCATCGTCTCGGACCTGGGCTGCGCGGTCGGCGGGGCCGGCGGGATCGGCAGCCGGGAGGAGGGCGTGGTCCTGGGCGTCGGCGGGGCCTCCACGACCCTGGCCGGGATCACCGTGCGCACGCCGGTCGGTTCGGCCCTGGACGTCGGCACCGGATCCGGCATCCAGGCGCTGCACGCGGCGCAGCACGCGACCCGGGTCACCGCCACCGACGTCAACCCGCGCGCCCTGGACTTCACCCGTCTGACACTTGCGCTGTCGGGGGCCCCGGAGGCCGAACTGCTCACCGGCTCGCTCTTCGAGCCGGTCGGCGACGCGACCTACGACCTGATCGTCTCCAACCCGCCCTTCGTGATCTCCCCCGGGGCCCGGCTGACCTACCGGGACGGCGGGATGGGCGGCGACGACCTGTGCCGCGCGCTGGTGCGACAGGCGGGCGAACGGCTGAATCCGGGCGGATATGCACAGTTCCTGGCCAACTGGCAGCACGTCGACGGCGAGGACTGGCACGACCGGCTGCGTTCCTGGGTGCCGGACGGCTGTGACGCGTGGATCGTGCAGCGTGATGTGCAGGATGTGACGCAATACGCAGAGCTGTGGCTGCGGGACGCGGGCGACCACCGCGAGGACCCCGAGGCGTACGCCCGGCGTTACGAGGCCTGGCTGGACGAGTTCGAGGCCCGCAAGACCCGCTCGGTCGGCTTCGGATGGATCACCCTGCGCCGCACGGACGCGGAGGCTGCGTCGATCGTGGTCGAGGAGTGGCCGCACTCGGTGGAGCAGCCGCTCGGCGACACCGTCCGGGCCCATTTCGCCCGCCAGGACTACCTGCGCGACCACGATGACGCGGCGCTGCTGGAGGGATACTTCCGGCTCGTCGAGGAGGTCGTGCAGGAGCAGGTCGGCGCGCCCGGGGCGGAGGATCCCGAACATGTCGTGCTCCGGCAGAACCGCGGGATGCGGCGCGCCACCAAGGTGGACACGGTCGGCGCGGGCTTCGCCGGAGTGTGCGACGGCTCACTGAGCGCCGGGCGGATCCTCGACGCGATCGCCCACCTGGTCGAGGAGGATCCGGTGGTGCTGCGGGACCGCACGCCGGAGGCGATCCGGCTGCTGGTGGAGCAGGGATTCCTGGAGCCCGCGGAGCCCGTGCAACCGTGA
- a CDS encoding small secreted protein has translation MNKKFAAALSGGAVLMLVLSGCGDDGNKKTDDWAKKVCDKWQPELKKIEGANADIKRVATESSKPEDVQKTDAGAFQTMSGSYKAMGTALTGAGVPPVKDGDATQKAAVKGFEDTSKGYADLKTKMDALDPKDQGKFAEGLKTIASGLDQTTQGGKAALEKLKSGGLDKAMNGQKGCQVSAAPEPSKS, from the coding sequence GTGAACAAGAAGTTTGCGGCCGCCTTGTCCGGCGGCGCGGTACTGATGCTCGTGCTGTCCGGTTGCGGTGACGACGGCAACAAGAAGACCGACGACTGGGCCAAGAAGGTCTGCGACAAGTGGCAGCCCGAGCTGAAGAAGATCGAGGGAGCCAACGCCGACATCAAGCGCGTGGCGACCGAGAGCAGCAAGCCCGAGGACGTGCAGAAGACCGACGCGGGCGCGTTCCAGACCATGTCCGGCTCGTACAAGGCCATGGGGACGGCCTTGACGGGCGCGGGAGTTCCTCCGGTCAAGGACGGTGATGCGACCCAGAAGGCCGCCGTCAAGGGCTTCGAGGACACATCCAAGGGCTACGCGGACCTCAAGACGAAGATGGACGCCCTCGACCCCAAGGACCAGGGCAAGTTCGCCGAGGGCCTCAAGACCATCGCCAGCGGCCTCGACCAGACCACTCAGGGCGGCAAGGCGGCCCTGGAGAAGCTGAAGTCGGGCGGCCTCGACAAGGCGATGAACGGTCAGAAGGGCTGCCAGGTCTCGGCGGCTCCGGAGCCCTCGAAGAGCTGA
- a CDS encoding sodium-translocating pyrophosphatase, with the protein MTGLFTPLAQDGTAQLAAAVLTDDNRLIVIVIAAVALAALVVAQILVRQVLAADEGTDRMKEIAAAVQEGANAYLGRQLRTLGIFAVVVFFLLFTLPAENWTQRAGRSAFFLVGALFSAATGYIGMRLAVRANVRVAAAAREATPAEGEPAKDLTEVSHKAMRIAFRTGGVVGMFTVGLGLLGASCVVLVYAADAPKVLEGFGLGAALIAMFMRVGGGIFTKAADVGADLVGKVEQGIPEDDPRNAATIADNVGDNVGDCAGMAADLFESYAVTLVAALILGKAAFGDLGLAFPLIVPAIGVVTAMIGIFAVSPRRTDRSGMTAINRGFFISAVISLVLVAGAVLVYLPSSFKDLVGVEDAGITGHSGDPRVFALVSVAIGIVLAALIQQLTGYFTETTRRPVQDIGKSSLTGAATVVLAGISIGLESAVYTALLIGLGVYGAFLLGGTSIMLALFAVALAGTGLLTTVGVIVAMDTFGPVSDNAQGIAEMSGDVEGAGAQVLTDLDAVGNTTKAITKGIAIATAVLAAAALFGSYRDAIATAVKDVGAKAGDMGLSLDISQPNNLVGLILGAAVVFLFSGLAINAVSRSAGAVVYEVRRQFREHPGIMDYTEKPEYGRVVDICTKDALRELATPGLLAVMAPIAVGFSLGVGALGSYLAGAIGTGTLMAVFLANSGGAWDNAKKLVEDGHYGGKGSDAHAATVIGDTVGDPFKDTAGPAINPLLKVMNLVALLIAPAVVQFSYGVDASATVRAVVAVVAIIVIVAAVYVSKRRGITVGDDTGSDAAERVAQPADPAVVS; encoded by the coding sequence ATGACGGGGCTCTTCACCCCTCTCGCGCAAGACGGCACCGCTCAGCTGGCAGCTGCGGTGCTTACCGATGACAATCGGCTTATCGTGATCGTCATCGCTGCGGTGGCACTCGCCGCACTCGTGGTCGCGCAGATCCTGGTCCGCCAGGTCCTCGCCGCCGACGAGGGAACCGACCGGATGAAGGAGATCGCGGCGGCCGTCCAGGAGGGCGCCAACGCCTACCTGGGGCGGCAGTTGCGCACCCTCGGCATCTTCGCCGTCGTCGTGTTCTTCCTGCTCTTCACGCTCCCCGCCGAGAACTGGACCCAGCGGGCGGGACGTTCCGCCTTCTTCCTCGTCGGCGCGCTCTTCTCGGCCGCCACCGGCTACATCGGCATGCGTCTGGCCGTCCGCGCCAACGTCCGCGTCGCCGCGGCCGCCCGCGAGGCCACCCCCGCCGAGGGCGAACCCGCCAAGGACCTCACCGAGGTCTCCCACAAGGCCATGCGGATCGCGTTCCGCACCGGCGGCGTGGTCGGCATGTTCACCGTCGGCCTCGGCCTGCTCGGCGCCTCCTGCGTCGTGCTCGTCTACGCCGCCGACGCCCCCAAGGTCCTGGAGGGCTTCGGCCTCGGCGCCGCACTCATCGCGATGTTCATGCGCGTCGGCGGCGGCATCTTCACCAAGGCCGCCGACGTCGGCGCCGACCTGGTCGGCAAGGTCGAACAGGGCATTCCGGAGGACGATCCGAGAAATGCCGCGACCATCGCCGACAACGTGGGCGACAACGTCGGCGACTGCGCGGGAATGGCCGCCGACCTCTTCGAGTCGTACGCCGTCACGCTCGTCGCGGCGCTGATCCTGGGCAAGGCCGCCTTCGGCGACCTGGGCCTGGCCTTCCCGCTGATCGTGCCCGCGATCGGCGTCGTCACCGCGATGATCGGCATCTTCGCGGTCTCCCCGCGCCGCACCGACCGCAGCGGCATGACGGCCATCAACCGCGGCTTCTTCATCTCGGCGGTGATCTCGCTGGTGCTGGTCGCCGGCGCGGTCCTCGTCTACCTGCCGTCCAGCTTCAAGGACCTGGTGGGCGTGGAGGACGCGGGCATCACCGGCCACTCCGGCGACCCGCGCGTCTTCGCGCTCGTATCCGTGGCCATCGGCATCGTGCTCGCCGCCCTCATCCAGCAGCTCACGGGCTACTTCACCGAGACCACCCGGCGTCCCGTCCAGGACATCGGCAAGTCCTCGCTGACCGGCGCGGCCACCGTCGTCCTCGCCGGCATCTCCATCGGCCTGGAATCCGCCGTCTACACCGCGCTGCTCATCGGGCTCGGGGTCTACGGCGCGTTCCTGCTCGGCGGCACCTCGATCATGCTGGCGCTCTTCGCGGTGGCCCTGGCGGGCACCGGCCTGCTGACCACCGTCGGCGTCATCGTCGCCATGGACACCTTCGGTCCGGTCTCCGACAACGCGCAGGGCATCGCGGAGATGTCCGGCGACGTCGAGGGCGCGGGCGCCCAGGTCCTGACCGACCTGGACGCGGTGGGCAACACCACCAAGGCGATCACCAAGGGCATCGCCATCGCCACCGCCGTACTGGCCGCCGCCGCGCTCTTCGGTTCGTACCGCGACGCGATCGCCACGGCCGTCAAGGACGTCGGCGCCAAGGCCGGCGACATGGGCCTGAGCCTGGACATCTCGCAGCCCAACAACCTGGTCGGGCTGATCCTGGGCGCGGCCGTCGTGTTCCTGTTCTCGGGCCTGGCCATCAACGCGGTGTCCCGCTCCGCCGGGGCCGTGGTCTACGAGGTGCGCCGCCAGTTCCGCGAGCACCCCGGGATCATGGACTACACCGAGAAGCCCGAGTACGGGCGCGTCGTGGACATCTGCACCAAGGACGCGCTGCGCGAACTCGCCACGCCCGGCCTGCTCGCCGTGATGGCTCCCATCGCGGTCGGCTTCAGCCTCGGCGTCGGCGCGCTCGGTTCGTACCTGGCCGGCGCCATCGGCACCGGCACGCTGATGGCCGTCTTCCTCGCCAACTCCGGTGGCGCGTGGGACAACGCGAAGAAGCTCGTCGAGGACGGCCACTACGGCGGCAAGGGCAGCGACGCCCACGCCGCGACCGTCATCGGCGACACCGTCGGCGACCCGTTCAAGGACACCGCCGGTCCCGCGATCAACCCGCTGCTCAAGGTGATGAACCTGGTGGCGCTGCTGATCGCCCCGGCCGTCGTGCAGTTCAGCTACGGCGTCGACGCCAGCGCGACCGTCCGTGCGGTGGTCGCCGTCGTGGCGATCATCGTGATCGTCGCGGCGGTGTACGTGTCCAAGCGGCGCGGCATCACGGTCGGCGACGACACCGGCAGCGACGCCGCCGAGCGGGTCGCCCAGCCGGCCGACCCCGCGGTGGTCTCCTGA
- a CDS encoding ATP-binding protein, whose protein sequence is MATVELRFSAQPEHVRTARLVAAAVARRAGVEEAVLDEVRLAVGEACSRAVGLHRGNGLTAPVRVVLTEEEKVFSIEVGDEVPGPSGGAAARPFGDLSADPGSAAAEADTDTEDEMSLAVISGLVDDVEVTSGESGGVIRMSWPTTGVSELP, encoded by the coding sequence ATGGCCACCGTTGAACTCCGTTTCAGCGCTCAGCCCGAACACGTCCGGACGGCCCGCTTGGTCGCGGCCGCCGTGGCGCGCCGGGCCGGCGTGGAGGAGGCCGTCCTCGACGAGGTCAGACTCGCCGTGGGCGAGGCCTGTTCGCGCGCCGTCGGACTGCACCGCGGCAACGGGCTCACCGCGCCCGTGCGCGTCGTGCTGACCGAGGAGGAGAAGGTCTTCTCCATCGAGGTCGGTGACGAGGTGCCCGGGCCGTCGGGCGGCGCTGCCGCGCGCCCGTTCGGCGATCTGTCCGCCGATCCCGGCTCCGCCGCGGCGGAGGCCGACACCGACACCGAGGACGAGATGAGCCTCGCCGTGATCAGCGGGCTGGTCGACGACGTCGAGGTGACCAGTGGTGAATCGGGCGGTGTCATCAGGATGAGCTGGCCGACGACCGGAGTCTCCGAACTGCCCTAG
- the bldG gene encoding anti-sigma factor antagonist BldG, whose protein sequence is MDLSLSTRTVGDRTVVEVGGEIDVYTAPKLREQLVELVNDGSYHLVVDMERVDFLDSTGLGVLVGGLKRVRAHEGSLRLVCNQERILKIFRITGLTKVFPIHTTVEDAVNATD, encoded by the coding sequence GTGGACCTGTCCCTGTCGACTCGCACAGTTGGCGACCGCACAGTCGTCGAGGTCGGTGGCGAGATTGATGTGTATACCGCGCCCAAGCTGCGCGAGCAGTTGGTCGAGTTGGTGAACGACGGCAGCTACCACCTGGTTGTCGACATGGAGCGAGTGGACTTCCTCGACTCCACCGGCCTCGGTGTGCTCGTGGGAGGCCTCAAGCGCGTCCGCGCGCACGAGGGCTCGCTGCGCCTGGTGTGCAACCAGGAGCGCATCCTCAAGATTTTCCGCATTACCGGTCTCACCAAGGTGTTCCCGATTCACACCACGGTGGAAGACGCCGTCAACGCCACCGACTGA
- a CDS encoding DEAD/DEAH box helicase: MAFNHLPAGAHDALGPLSRTPVTHSLRMSHTPRPGRPTAATDPRPSPDTVLDRLSRGPSRAARITHTEHLPPREGRHAVWPDRIRTDVVAAIQAAGIEHPWEHQAAAAEHALDGESVIVATGTASGKSLAYLAPVLSALADGAEAPNGRGATALYLAPTKALAADQRRAVRELAGPLGNAVRPAVYDGDTPVEEREWVRQYANYVLTNPDMLHRGILPAHPRWSSFLRALRYVVIDECHTYRGVFGSHVAQVLRRLRRLCARYGADPVFLLASATATDPAASASRLTGLPVTEITDDASPRGEVVFALWEPPLTELKGEKGAPVRRTATAETADLLTDLVVQGVRTVAFVRSRRGAELIALIAQERLASVDRSLPARVAAYRGGYLPEERRALERALHSGELLGLAATTALELGVDVSGLDAVLITGYPGTRASLWQQAGRAGRSGHGALAILIARDDPLDTYLVHHPEALFLQPVEATVLDPDNPYVLAPHLCAAAAELPLTEPDLDLFGPAARDLLPQLEAAKLLRRRATAWHWTRRERASDLTDIRGGGGRPVQIVEAATGRLLGTVDEAAAHTAVHDGAVHLHQGRTYLVRRLDLEDSVALVEEASPPFSTTARDITSISVLDTETEIPWGRARLCFGSVEVTNQVVSYLRRKLITGEVLGETKLDLPPRTLRTRAVWWTVTEDQLDEARINPEILGGALHAAEHASIGLLPLFATCDRWDIGGVSVPLHPDTLLPTVFVYDGHPGGAGFAERAFHTARAWLTATRDAIAACECEAGCPSCIQSPKCGNGNDPLHKRGAVRLLTHLLSAAPPPPQHQG, from the coding sequence ATGGCATTCAATCACTTACCGGCAGGCGCGCACGACGCCTTGGGACCATTGTCCCGCACACCGGTGACACACTCACTTCGGATGTCCCATACTCCCCGTCCCGGTCGGCCCACGGCGGCCACGGACCCACGACCCAGCCCCGACACGGTCCTGGACCGCCTGTCACGGGGGCCTTCGCGAGCTGCGCGCATCACCCATACGGAGCACTTGCCCCCTCGGGAGGGCCGTCATGCAGTGTGGCCCGATCGCATCCGAACGGATGTCGTAGCCGCGATCCAGGCCGCGGGCATCGAACACCCGTGGGAACACCAGGCGGCGGCGGCCGAGCACGCCCTGGACGGCGAATCCGTGATCGTCGCCACCGGTACCGCCTCCGGCAAGTCCCTGGCCTACCTCGCCCCGGTGCTCAGCGCCCTCGCGGACGGCGCCGAGGCACCCAACGGACGCGGCGCGACCGCCCTGTACCTCGCCCCCACCAAGGCCCTCGCCGCCGACCAGCGCCGCGCCGTACGGGAACTGGCCGGGCCCCTCGGAAACGCGGTCAGGCCCGCGGTCTACGACGGCGACACCCCCGTCGAGGAACGCGAATGGGTCCGCCAGTACGCCAACTACGTGCTGACCAATCCCGACATGCTGCACCGGGGGATACTCCCGGCCCACCCCCGCTGGTCCTCCTTCCTGCGCGCCCTGCGCTACGTGGTCATCGACGAGTGCCACACCTACCGCGGGGTCTTCGGCTCCCACGTCGCCCAGGTGCTGCGCCGCCTGCGGCGGCTGTGCGCCCGCTACGGCGCCGACCCGGTCTTCCTGCTCGCCTCGGCCACCGCCACCGACCCGGCGGCCTCCGCGAGCCGGCTGACCGGGCTCCCGGTGACGGAGATCACGGACGACGCCTCCCCGCGCGGCGAGGTCGTCTTCGCCCTGTGGGAGCCGCCGCTCACCGAGCTGAAGGGCGAGAAGGGCGCCCCGGTGCGCCGTACGGCCACAGCGGAGACCGCCGACCTGCTGACCGACCTGGTCGTCCAGGGGGTCCGTACGGTCGCCTTCGTGCGCTCCCGGCGCGGCGCCGAGCTGATCGCCCTGATCGCCCAGGAGCGCCTCGCCTCCGTCGACCGCTCGCTGCCGGCCCGGGTGGCCGCCTACCGGGGCGGCTACCTGCCCGAGGAGCGCCGGGCCCTGGAGCGGGCCCTGCACTCCGGCGAGCTGCTCGGGCTCGCCGCCACCACCGCCCTGGAGCTGGGCGTGGACGTCTCCGGCCTGGACGCCGTCCTGATCACCGGCTACCCGGGCACCCGGGCCTCCCTGTGGCAGCAGGCGGGGCGGGCCGGGCGCTCCGGCCACGGCGCCCTGGCCATCCTGATCGCCCGGGACGACCCGCTGGACACCTACCTCGTCCACCACCCCGAGGCCCTGTTCCTGCAGCCGGTGGAGGCCACCGTCCTGGACCCCGACAACCCGTACGTCCTCGCCCCCCACCTGTGCGCGGCGGCGGCCGAGCTGCCGCTGACCGAACCCGACCTGGACCTCTTCGGCCCGGCCGCCCGCGACCTCCTCCCCCAGCTCGAAGCGGCGAAGCTGCTGCGCCGCCGCGCCACGGCCTGGCACTGGACCCGCCGGGAGCGGGCCTCGGACCTCACCGACATCCGGGGCGGCGGCGGCCGCCCGGTGCAGATCGTCGAGGCCGCCACCGGCCGGCTGCTGGGCACCGTCGACGAGGCGGCCGCCCACACCGCCGTCCACGACGGCGCCGTCCACCTCCACCAGGGCCGCACCTACCTGGTGCGGCGCCTGGACCTGGAGGACTCGGTCGCCCTCGTCGAGGAGGCCTCCCCGCCCTTCTCCACCACCGCCCGCGACATCACCTCCATCTCCGTCCTGGACACCGAGACCGAGATCCCCTGGGGTCGGGCCCGGCTCTGTTTCGGCTCGGTCGAGGTCACCAACCAGGTCGTCTCCTACCTACGGCGCAAACTGATCACCGGCGAGGTGCTCGGCGAGACCAAACTCGACCTGCCGCCGCGCACCCTGCGCACCCGGGCCGTGTGGTGGACGGTCACCGAGGACCAGCTCGACGAGGCCCGGATCAATCCGGAGATCCTCGGCGGCGCCCTGCACGCCGCCGAGCACGCCTCCATCGGGCTGCTCCCGCTGTTCGCCACCTGCGACCGCTGGGACATCGGCGGCGTCTCCGTGCCGCTGCACCCGGACACCCTCCTTCCGACGGTCTTCGTCTACGACGGCCACCCCGGCGGAGCCGGGTTCGCGGAGCGGGCCTTCCACACGGCCCGCGCCTGGCTGACCGCGACGCGTGACGCGATCGCCGCCTGCGAGTGCGAGGCCGGCTGCCCGTCCTGCATCCAGTCCCCCAAGTGCGGCAACGGCAACGACCCCCTCCACAAACGCGGCGCCGTCCGCCTCCTCACCCACCTCCTGTCGGCAGCCCCACCACCGCCCCAGCACCAGGGCTGA
- a CDS encoding Rv3654c family TadE-like protein encodes MSRDRGRGRSWGGDRSRGGDRGSATVWAAVVAMALVAVFGGVLLLGQAVAARHRAAAVADLAALAAAASWTHGPTAACATAIRVAVAQGARTTACTVSGEVAEVTARASTGPFAPRSTSRAGPRAGPRPDSRPDPGVSPGAGAVVGLPTGGG; translated from the coding sequence ATGAGCCGGGACCGGGGCCGGGGCCGGAGCTGGGGCGGGGACCGGAGCCGGGGCGGGGACCGGGGTTCGGCCACGGTGTGGGCGGCCGTGGTGGCCATGGCGCTCGTGGCGGTGTTCGGGGGCGTGCTGCTGCTGGGGCAGGCGGTGGCGGCCCGGCACCGGGCCGCGGCCGTCGCGGACCTGGCGGCCCTGGCGGCGGCCGCGAGCTGGACGCACGGCCCCACGGCCGCGTGTGCCACGGCGATACGGGTGGCGGTGGCACAGGGGGCCCGGACGACGGCTTGCACGGTGTCGGGGGAGGTCGCGGAGGTCACGGCCCGCGCCTCGACGGGCCCCTTCGCCCCGCGGTCCACCTCCCGCGCGGGCCCCCGCGCGGGCCCCCGGCCGGATTCCCGTCCGGATCCAGGGGTCAGCCCTGGTGCTGGGGCGGTGGTGGGGCTGCCGACAGGAGGTGGGTGA
- a CDS encoding TadE family type IV pilus minor pilin: protein MTAEAALVIPALVLFAALLVWALMAAAAQIRCVDAARAGARVAARSEPAEAALAAAREAAPAGARVELERTGDLWQVRVSAPAPGPGSLPVRLGARAVALAEDSVGPPP, encoded by the coding sequence GTGACGGCCGAGGCCGCCCTCGTCATTCCGGCGCTGGTCCTTTTCGCGGCGCTGCTGGTGTGGGCGCTGATGGCGGCGGCCGCACAGATCCGGTGTGTGGACGCGGCGCGGGCCGGGGCGCGGGTCGCGGCCCGGTCCGAACCGGCCGAGGCAGCGCTCGCCGCGGCCCGGGAGGCCGCGCCGGCGGGGGCGCGGGTGGAGCTGGAACGGACCGGTGACCTGTGGCAGGTCAGGGTGAGCGCCCCCGCACCGGGTCCGGGGTCCCTGCCGGTGCGGCTCGGGGCCCGGGCGGTGGCGCTGGCCGAGGACAGCGTGGGGCCGCCGCCATGA
- a CDS encoding DUF4244 domain-containing protein, whose amino-acid sequence MWARVRSALRGRCGDAGMSTSEYAMGTIAACAFAAVLYKVVTSDAVAAALQSTIGKALDVPF is encoded by the coding sequence ATGTGGGCGCGTGTCCGGTCGGCTCTGCGGGGCCGTTGCGGGGACGCGGGAATGTCGACTTCGGAATACGCCATGGGCACGATCGCGGCGTGTGCGTTCGCGGCCGTTCTGTACAAGGTGGTCACGAGTGACGCCGTCGCTGCGGCGCTCCAATCGACCATTGGAAAGGCACTCGATGTGCCCTTCTGA
- a CDS encoding type II secretion system F family protein — protein sequence MAGFGAGFTVHRLGTALCLAGAVMCLGSALGARVRERAARRRLGALLAVVPVRRGPVIGFRLRGAVAGWAGPVAALLAGWVLVGGVAGAAAGCAAAFGVRRWQCRVRASPGEDPREAARQLPFAADLLAACLAAGAGPVEAAEVVGESLGGPVGERLALAGAELRLGGEPGDAWGRLARIPDARALAECLDRAARTGAPAAEPVSRLATALREDRARRAGARAQRVSVLITAPVGLCFLPAFLSVGVAPVVIGMASGLLSGLSGN from the coding sequence ATGGCGGGATTCGGCGCCGGGTTCACCGTCCACAGGCTGGGGACGGCGCTCTGCCTCGCGGGGGCGGTGATGTGCCTGGGGTCGGCGCTGGGCGCGCGGGTCCGGGAGCGGGCGGCCCGGCGTCGGCTCGGGGCCCTCCTCGCGGTGGTCCCGGTGCGCCGGGGACCCGTGATCGGTTTCCGGCTCCGGGGTGCGGTGGCCGGGTGGGCGGGGCCGGTCGCGGCGCTGCTGGCCGGGTGGGTCCTGGTCGGTGGGGTCGCGGGCGCGGCGGCAGGGTGCGCGGCGGCCTTCGGGGTGCGCAGGTGGCAGTGCAGGGTGCGGGCATCGCCCGGGGAGGACCCGCGGGAGGCCGCGCGCCAACTGCCGTTCGCCGCGGATCTGCTGGCCGCGTGCCTGGCGGCCGGAGCCGGGCCGGTGGAGGCGGCCGAGGTGGTCGGGGAGTCGCTGGGCGGGCCGGTGGGCGAGCGGCTGGCCCTGGCCGGGGCGGAGCTGCGGCTCGGCGGTGAACCGGGGGACGCGTGGGGCAGGTTGGCGCGGATACCGGACGCCCGGGCGCTCGCCGAGTGTCTGGACCGGGCCGCGCGGACGGGGGCGCCCGCGGCGGAGCCGGTGTCCCGGCTGGCGACGGCGCTGCGCGAGGACCGGGCTCGGCGGGCCGGGGCCAGGGCGCAGCGGGTCTCGGTGCTCATCACCGCCCCGGTCGGGCTGTGTTTCCTCCCCGCCTTTCTCTCCGTGGGGGTGGCTCCGGTGGTGATCGGAATGGCTTCCGGTCTCCTCTCCGGCCTCTCCGGCAACTGA
- a CDS encoding type II secretion system F family protein has translation MSAGAPLVSAPVFAAALCTGVAAWLLAGGDQGPRRARLLLAGAGPVAPGGPVPWERLAAAVRVRAARGPEWGALAAGLVLAVLGGSVIPLVVGAVAVPLVRRLLRVRRRARAREARAAEVVALCGAVVGELRSGAQPGQALTAAMRRTVAGPGGPGAAETGLLAAAAFGGDVAGALRLAAREPGAEGLAGMAACWRVSLDGGAGLAAGLERLEGALRAERDREESLRAQLAGARSTAVVLALLPMVGLLMGTAMGADPVRVLLHTPLGLGCLAVGGVLEALGLLWCRRLMRAGEG, from the coding sequence GTGAGCGCGGGGGCACCGCTGGTGTCGGCTCCGGTGTTCGCCGCGGCGCTCTGTACCGGGGTGGCCGCCTGGCTGCTGGCCGGGGGTGACCAAGGGCCCCGGCGGGCCCGGCTGTTGCTGGCCGGAGCGGGGCCGGTGGCCCCGGGCGGGCCGGTGCCGTGGGAGCGGCTGGCCGCCGCGGTGCGGGTACGGGCGGCACGCGGGCCGGAGTGGGGCGCGCTGGCGGCCGGGCTGGTCCTCGCCGTGCTGGGCGGGTCGGTGATCCCGCTCGTCGTGGGCGCCGTGGCGGTGCCGTTGGTACGGAGGCTGCTGCGGGTCCGGCGGCGGGCCCGGGCCCGGGAGGCGCGGGCCGCGGAGGTGGTGGCCCTGTGCGGGGCCGTGGTGGGGGAGCTGCGTTCCGGGGCGCAGCCGGGGCAGGCGCTGACGGCGGCGATGCGCCGGACGGTGGCCGGACCGGGAGGTCCCGGTGCGGCGGAGACGGGGCTGCTGGCGGCGGCGGCGTTCGGCGGGGACGTGGCCGGGGCGCTGCGGCTGGCGGCCCGGGAGCCGGGTGCGGAGGGGCTGGCCGGGATGGCCGCCTGCTGGCGGGTGTCGCTGGACGGCGGTGCGGGGCTGGCGGCCGGGCTGGAGCGGCTGGAGGGGGCGTTGCGGGCGGAGCGCGACCGGGAGGAGTCGCTGCGGGCCCAGCTGGCGGGGGCGCGGTCCACCGCGGTGGTGCTCGCGCTGTTGCCGATGGTCGGGCTGCTGATGGGGACCGCCATGGGGGCCGACCCGGTGCGGGTGCTGCTGCACACACCGCTGGGGCTGGGGTGCCTGGCGGTGGGCGGGGTCCTGGAGGCGCTGGGGCTGCTGTGGTGCCGGCGGCTGATGCGGGCGGGGGAGGGGTGA